A single region of the Halorussus gelatinilyticus genome encodes:
- a CDS encoding metallophosphoesterase family protein, producing MRVGVLSDVHSNRVAFETVLDDMPDVDALICAGDVVGYNPWPAECVELVREREIPTVMGNHDRAVASGTAFRFNRMAKAGVEHARERLTDEQLEWLDGLPTERREFDGRVKIVHGHPDDPDHYTMPDEFSADLLDDEEVLVMGHTHVQYHEEYAEGVVMNPGSVGQPRDGDPKAAYALLDLDDLSVEERRVEYDVAAVQNAVREAGLPEKIGSRLKYGK from the coding sequence ATGCGAGTCGGCGTTCTCTCCGACGTTCACTCGAACAGGGTGGCCTTCGAGACGGTCTTGGACGACATGCCGGACGTGGACGCACTGATTTGTGCGGGCGACGTGGTGGGGTACAATCCGTGGCCCGCCGAGTGCGTCGAGTTGGTCCGCGAGCGCGAGATTCCGACCGTTATGGGCAACCACGACCGGGCGGTCGCCTCGGGCACCGCCTTCAGGTTCAACCGGATGGCGAAGGCCGGCGTCGAACACGCCCGCGAGCGACTCACCGACGAGCAGTTGGAGTGGCTCGACGGTCTCCCGACCGAGCGCCGGGAGTTCGACGGCCGGGTCAAAATCGTCCACGGCCACCCCGACGACCCCGACCACTACACGATGCCCGACGAGTTCTCGGCCGACCTGCTCGACGACGAGGAGGTGCTGGTCATGGGTCACACCCACGTCCAGTACCACGAGGAGTACGCCGAGGGCGTCGTGATGAACCCCGGCAGCGTCGGCCAACCGCGCGACGGCGACCCGAAGGCGGCCTACGCGCTCCTCGACTTGGACGACCTGTCCGTCGAGGAGCGCCGCGTCGAGTACGACGTGGCGGCCGTGCAGAACGCGGTCCGGGAGGCTGGCCTGCCGGAGAAAATCGGCTCTCGGTTGAAGTACGGGAAGTAG
- a CDS encoding universal stress protein has translation MEILVPIDGSECSFHALDFAIEFARRFEASLHVVHVSDSETDATDEILARARERLAEEGVTDEPEVSTDVDLAFRPADRVGEDILALVEERGYDHVVMGHHGSGAVDRMMLGSAAHTVIEEESVAVTIVP, from the coding sequence ATGGAAATCCTCGTCCCCATCGACGGTTCGGAGTGCAGTTTCCACGCGCTCGACTTCGCCATCGAGTTCGCCCGCCGGTTCGAGGCGTCGCTCCACGTGGTCCACGTCAGCGACAGCGAGACCGACGCGACCGACGAAATCCTCGCCCGCGCCCGCGAGCGACTCGCCGAGGAAGGCGTCACCGACGAACCCGAAGTCTCGACCGACGTGGACCTCGCGTTCCGGCCGGCCGACCGTGTCGGCGAGGACATCCTCGCGCTGGTCGAAGAACGGGGCTACGACCACGTGGTGATGGGCCACCACGGCAGCGGCGCTGTGGACCGGATGATGCTAGGCAGCGCGGCGCACACCGTCATCGAAGAAGAGTCGGTCGCAGTAACTATTGTTCCGTAG
- a CDS encoding IMP cyclohydrolase: protein MYVGRFVVVGPEIAAYRVSSRSFPNRQIIERDAALTVGPTEDAPETDNPYISYNCARTVGTESADSASGPTAADAAVVGNGSHVDPVTEKMELGYPARDALAESLLALDYEKDDYDTPRIAGVLTDESAFVGTVRKDALVVREVSEPTLVATYEKDAPEAFDFGADTAGEAASEAYDLDFEHAVCAAGVARTDGGFEFAVENGE from the coding sequence ATGTACGTCGGACGATTCGTCGTCGTCGGCCCGGAGATAGCGGCCTACCGCGTCTCGTCGCGGTCGTTCCCGAACCGGCAGATAATCGAGCGCGACGCCGCGCTGACCGTCGGGCCGACCGAAGACGCACCCGAGACGGACAACCCCTACATCTCGTACAACTGCGCGCGGACGGTCGGCACCGAGTCGGCGGATTCCGCGAGCGGTCCGACCGCCGCGGACGCGGCGGTCGTCGGCAACGGCTCGCACGTAGACCCCGTCACCGAGAAGATGGAACTGGGCTACCCCGCGCGCGACGCGCTGGCCGAGAGCCTGCTCGCGCTCGACTACGAGAAGGACGACTACGACACGCCCCGAATCGCGGGCGTCCTGACCGACGAGTCGGCCTTCGTCGGCACCGTCCGAAAGGACGCGCTCGTCGTCCGCGAGGTGTCCGAACCGACCCTCGTGGCGACCTACGAGAAGGACGCGCCCGAGGCGTTCGACTTCGGGGCAGACACGGCGGGCGAGGCCGCGAGCGAGGCCTACGACCTCGACTTCGAGCACGCCGTCTGTGCGGCCGGGGTCGCGCGCACCGACGGCGGGTTCGAGTTCGCCGTCGAGAACGGGGAGTAA
- a CDS encoding Sjogren's syndrome/scleroderma autoantigen 1 family protein produces MSSDDDSGFDKEAEREKLREKYGDEENDRENTRRMSELLLQGATMTGKHCDNCGDPIFRHDGQEFCPTCQHEAQQAQQTQQARRPDAAETPDAAETGDAGESADAADAANPDAASADDEPRVEINDVRVADRHADRSDVRAPPSQSGHRGQERDRTRTERRSTDRTRSGERAHDHAHRVEDRQHAHDHQHAQDSRRHARNSEDRDATARPPTGETGDLATAREALVRNLSDLARRAEETDDVARARELLAATREAAEALDALDRANR; encoded by the coding sequence ATGAGCAGCGACGACGACTCGGGATTCGACAAAGAGGCCGAGCGCGAGAAGTTGCGCGAAAAGTACGGCGACGAAGAGAACGACCGCGAGAACACTCGTCGGATGAGCGAACTTCTCCTTCAAGGTGCGACGATGACGGGCAAACACTGCGACAACTGCGGCGACCCCATCTTCCGCCACGACGGACAGGAGTTCTGCCCGACCTGCCAACACGAGGCCCAGCAGGCCCAGCAAACCCAACAGGCTCGCCGCCCGGACGCCGCCGAAACTCCGGACGCCGCCGAGACCGGGGACGCGGGCGAATCCGCGGACGCGGCCGACGCCGCGAATCCCGACGCCGCAAGCGCGGACGACGAACCCCGCGTCGAAATCAACGACGTCCGGGTCGCGGACCGCCACGCCGACCGGTCGGACGTGCGCGCTCCGCCCTCCCAGTCCGGACATCGAGGGCAGGAACGCGACCGCACGCGGACGGAACGTCGAAGCACCGACCGCACGCGGAGCGGGGAGCGAGCGCACGACCACGCCCACCGCGTGGAGGACCGCCAGCACGCGCACGACCACCAGCACGCGCAGGACTCCCGTCGTCACGCGCGGAACTCGGAGGACCGCGACGCGACCGCTCGACCTCCGACCGGCGAGACCGGCGACCTCGCTACCGCCCGCGAGGCGCTCGTCCGCAACCTCTCGGACCTCGCGCGCCGGGCCGAGGAGACCGACGACGTGGCCCGCGCCCGCGAACTCCTCGCGGCGACCCGCGAGGCCGCCGAGGCGCTCGACGCGCTCGACCGGGCAAACCGTTAA
- a CDS encoding sensor histidine kinase produces the protein MRRGVAHIVTKSAPWVLAFAGTTYVGLAVGLAVLVVVGNGGGVVGILDFIIVGGPGLVLLYGGYRLPRSDIDPDAYSRVVAWCLAGFAIILGFLGLLDLEPLNPFRITVWSATFSTAIGTASGFLVGMYDARATTQARQLQEQHRQLREQREKLERRQQQLQRQNRRLDSFASLLAHELRNPLSIAQIYHEQAADGDPDAAEEVESALDRIEEMVEVILFIARGQSEQIDQEAVELGAVAEEVWDDIDSSRTSLVVESDQTLLSDAIHLRHLLENLFENAVKHAEEDVTIRVGRLPSGFYVADDGPGIPEDEREAVFEAGYTTDGTGFGLLFVAELAEAYGWDYAITTGTDGGARFEFTNVALGDVAEQRQ, from the coding sequence ATGAGACGAGGAGTGGCCCACATCGTAACGAAGAGTGCCCCGTGGGTCCTGGCGTTCGCCGGAACGACGTACGTCGGCCTCGCCGTCGGACTCGCCGTCCTCGTCGTCGTCGGTAACGGAGGCGGTGTGGTTGGCATTCTCGACTTCATCATCGTCGGCGGTCCCGGTCTCGTCCTGCTCTACGGCGGGTATCGACTCCCCAGGTCCGACATCGACCCCGACGCCTACTCTCGCGTCGTCGCGTGGTGTCTCGCCGGTTTCGCGATAATTCTGGGGTTTCTGGGGCTGCTCGACCTCGAACCGCTGAACCCGTTTCGCATCACGGTGTGGTCGGCGACGTTCTCGACGGCCATCGGAACCGCGAGCGGGTTCCTCGTCGGCATGTACGACGCGCGAGCGACGACGCAAGCCCGGCAGTTGCAGGAACAGCACAGGCAGTTACGGGAGCAACGAGAGAAGTTAGAGCGACGGCAACAACAACTCCAGCGACAGAACCGGCGTTTGGACAGTTTTGCGAGTCTCCTCGCCCACGAACTCCGTAATCCACTAAGCATCGCCCAGATATACCACGAACAGGCAGCAGACGGCGACCCGGACGCCGCCGAAGAGGTCGAGTCGGCGCTCGACCGCATCGAGGAGATGGTCGAAGTGATACTGTTCATCGCCCGCGGCCAGAGCGAGCAGATCGACCAGGAGGCGGTCGAACTCGGAGCGGTGGCCGAGGAAGTGTGGGACGACATCGATAGCTCCCGCACGAGTTTGGTCGTCGAGTCCGACCAGACGTTGCTCTCGGACGCGATTCACCTCCGGCATCTCCTCGAAAACCTCTTCGAGAACGCCGTCAAACACGCCGAGGAGGACGTCACGATTCGAGTCGGACGACTCCCCTCGGGGTTCTACGTCGCCGACGACGGGCCGGGCATCCCCGAGGACGAGCGCGAGGCCGTCTTCGAAGCCGGATACACCACCGACGGCACCGGGTTCGGACTGCTGTTCGTCGCCGAATTGGCCGAGGCCTACGGCTGGGACTACGCGATAACTACGGGGACGGACGGCGGCGCGCGCTTCGAGTTCACGAACGTCGCTCTCGGCGACGTAGCCGAGCAGCGGCAGTGA
- a CDS encoding BGTF surface domain-containing protein has product MPSRTLSGRSGPRTAAVLAVAAVLVASLPPTALAAPAGGGSVDATVTGPVGDRATCPRDARPSDTVGGPTDAVPPTSSNSSRSPTPNESADLTVARGDVAVVPLSVPSGANATVSVGSGDGYSARLDVRDDGDGRVRLLVNTYLAGNRTTVAPGTYRAAGDDAVTVTGGTPAEPLEPGTYPVTATRNGTLVAERELTVTEPSFESATARRAVPRLFDAANASEIRSANRSALTASLQSGEHEPEVVEGETLLLRIDASSLLGAIAAQPGNTTTERFLALHDETEPDTDETFEISGPCGGILFHETVTEGGARVLLDYHVGAAYVLLDTTNLEGTNAGGQTVYVEVSSESRLGDAGRELTASFRIAPRQTAIRPAGTETVRLTADDRATVSGETNLLAGSRIPVRVESRVGSTFERRTTATVAANGTFAATVDLSNASAPGLFAVHVGPDQFPGEIGEPPGVYWELSEYGHRPRVTDLNVRRLALPEGGLLVAYEYDSSTDRFRPVGSATPSDEDLLVDSRTEPGYLLVVAHRDSNGNRAFDGPATDSPYRVDGRAVSDWLGVTVDGVEPNGTEPSATFDADRVVTPTAEATTADPDTTTTDPATTTTTPETTTTDSTVESTGTSGTVESTSTPSTASDGGSTTHSDVTGVGIPGFGPLVAAAALVVAAVLVLGTRR; this is encoded by the coding sequence ATGCCCTCCAGAACGCTCTCAGGCCGTTCCGGTCCGAGAACGGCCGCCGTCCTCGCGGTCGCCGCGGTCCTCGTCGCCTCGCTTCCGCCGACCGCACTCGCGGCCCCCGCCGGTGGCGGTAGCGTCGACGCGACCGTCACCGGACCCGTCGGCGACAGAGCGACGTGTCCGCGAGACGCCCGACCGTCCGACACGGTCGGAGGCCCGACCGACGCCGTTCCGCCGACCTCCTCGAACTCTTCTCGGTCGCCGACCCCGAACGAGTCCGCCGACCTGACCGTCGCCCGCGGTGACGTCGCGGTCGTTCCGCTATCGGTTCCGTCGGGCGCGAACGCGACCGTCTCGGTCGGGTCCGGAGACGGGTACAGCGCTCGCCTCGACGTTCGGGACGACGGCGACGGCCGAGTTCGACTCCTCGTCAACACGTACCTCGCCGGGAATCGGACGACCGTCGCACCCGGCACGTACCGTGCCGCAGGCGACGACGCCGTGACCGTCACCGGCGGAACCCCGGCCGAACCGCTAGAACCCGGAACGTACCCCGTGACGGCCACTCGAAACGGGACCCTCGTCGCGGAGCGCGAACTGACCGTGACCGAACCCTCGTTCGAGTCGGCGACTGCCCGTCGCGCCGTCCCCCGACTGTTCGACGCGGCGAACGCCAGCGAGATTCGGTCGGCGAACAGAAGCGCGTTGACGGCCTCGCTCCAGTCGGGGGAGCACGAACCTGAAGTCGTCGAGGGCGAGACGCTCTTGCTCCGAATCGACGCCTCGAGCCTCCTCGGCGCGATTGCCGCACAGCCCGGAAACACGACGACCGAACGATTCCTCGCGCTTCACGACGAAACGGAACCGGATACCGACGAGACGTTCGAAATCAGTGGTCCGTGCGGTGGCATCCTGTTCCACGAGACCGTCACCGAGGGGGGCGCTCGCGTCCTACTCGACTACCACGTTGGCGCGGCGTACGTCCTCCTTGACACGACAAATCTCGAAGGGACGAACGCCGGAGGACAGACCGTCTACGTCGAAGTCTCTTCGGAGAGCCGTCTCGGAGATGCCGGGCGAGAACTGACCGCGTCGTTCCGAATCGCTCCCCGTCAGACCGCGATTCGACCGGCCGGAACCGAGACAGTTCGACTGACCGCCGACGACCGGGCGACGGTTTCGGGCGAAACGAACCTGCTCGCCGGGTCGCGCATCCCCGTCCGCGTCGAGTCGCGGGTCGGTTCGACGTTCGAGCGACGGACGACCGCGACGGTCGCGGCCAACGGTACGTTCGCCGCGACGGTAGACCTCTCGAACGCCTCGGCTCCGGGGCTGTTTGCGGTCCACGTCGGCCCCGACCAGTTCCCCGGAGAAATCGGCGAACCGCCGGGCGTCTACTGGGAACTATCCGAATACGGACATCGCCCACGAGTCACCGACCTAAACGTCCGGCGACTCGCGCTTCCGGAGGGCGGCCTCCTCGTCGCCTACGAGTACGACTCCTCGACCGACCGGTTCCGACCGGTCGGCTCGGCGACCCCGAGCGACGAGGACCTCCTGGTGGACTCCCGAACCGAACCGGGCTACCTCCTCGTCGTTGCCCATCGAGACTCCAACGGAAACCGGGCGTTCGACGGCCCGGCGACAGACTCGCCGTACCGCGTCGATGGCCGAGCGGTGAGCGACTGGCTCGGCGTCACCGTCGATGGGGTCGAACCGAACGGAACCGAACCGTCGGCGACGTTCGACGCCGACCGAGTGGTGACTCCGACGGCGGAAGCGACGACTGCCGACCCCGACACTACGACGACCGACCCTGCCACGACGACGACCACCCCCGAAACGACCACGACGGACTCGACCGTCGAGTCCACCGGAACTTCCGGAACGGTCGAGTCAACGTCGACTCCCTCGACCGCGTCCGACGGCGGCTCCACCACTCACTCCGACGTGACAGGCGTGGGGATACCGGGCTTCGGCCCGCTCGTCGCCGCCGCGGCGCTCGTCGTCGCTGCGGTGCTGGTGCTTGGAACGCGCCGGTGA
- the cgi121 gene encoding KEOPS complex subunit Cgi121, producing the protein MKLVEGSADIEDLDAFLGDIGHIGDEFDCAIQAFDADYVLGEDHLRTAVERADRAFERGENVARERAVEILLYAAGRRQIDRALRMGVGVGETDAVVVVHSPDGDDETERAAAEAVGDLLVPASASADAGADDDPLAADRIDAEAVRDFFDVSETELAATDATLADLVRERVALLDVEK; encoded by the coding sequence ATGAAACTGGTCGAGGGCAGCGCCGACATCGAGGACCTCGACGCCTTCCTCGGGGATATCGGGCACATCGGCGACGAGTTCGACTGTGCGATTCAGGCCTTCGACGCCGACTACGTTCTCGGCGAGGACCACCTCCGGACGGCGGTCGAACGCGCCGACCGCGCCTTCGAGCGCGGCGAGAACGTCGCCCGCGAGCGCGCGGTCGAAATCCTGCTCTACGCCGCGGGCCGCAGGCAGATCGACCGCGCGCTCCGGATGGGCGTCGGCGTGGGCGAGACCGACGCGGTGGTCGTGGTCCACTCGCCCGACGGTGACGACGAGACCGAGCGAGCCGCGGCCGAAGCGGTCGGAGACCTGCTTGTGCCTGCGTCCGCCTCCGCGGACGCAGGCGCAGACGACGACCCGCTCGCAGCCGACCGAATCGACGCCGAGGCGGTCCGGGACTTCTTCGACGTGAGCGAGACCGAACTCGCCGCCACCGACGCGACGCTCGCGGACCTCGTCCGCGAGCGGGTAGCACTGCTGGACGTCGAGAAGTGA
- the mdh gene encoding malate dehydrogenase, with amino-acid sequence MTKISVVGAAGTVGAAAAYNIALRDIADELVLVDIPDKEEDTVGQAADVNHGAAYDANTTVRQGGYEETEGSDVVVITAGIPRQPGQTRIDLAGDNAPIMEDIGSSLAEYNDDFVTVTTSNPVDLLNRHLYETGERSREKVVGFGGRLDSARFRYVLSQRFDEPVQNVEATILGEHGDAQVPVFSKVRANGKDPEFSDDEKEEILEELKQSAMNVIEKKGATQWGPATGVGHMVEAIVRDTGEVLPGSVKLDGEYGHDDVALGVPVKLGEGGVQEVVEWDLTEFEREQLGEAADKLSEQYDEIA; translated from the coding sequence ATGACGAAAATCAGCGTGGTCGGCGCGGCCGGAACCGTCGGCGCCGCGGCGGCGTACAACATCGCGCTTCGGGACATCGCGGACGAACTGGTACTCGTAGATATCCCGGACAAGGAAGAGGACACCGTCGGGCAGGCCGCCGACGTGAACCACGGGGCCGCCTACGACGCGAACACCACGGTCCGACAGGGCGGTTACGAGGAGACCGAAGGCTCGGACGTGGTCGTCATCACGGCCGGGATTCCGCGCCAGCCCGGCCAGACCCGCATCGACCTCGCGGGCGACAACGCGCCCATCATGGAGGACATCGGCTCCTCGCTCGCGGAGTACAACGACGACTTCGTGACCGTCACGACCTCCAACCCGGTGGACCTGCTGAACCGCCACCTCTACGAGACCGGCGAGCGGTCGCGCGAGAAGGTCGTCGGCTTCGGCGGCCGACTCGACTCCGCGCGCTTCCGCTACGTCCTGAGCCAGCGGTTCGACGAACCGGTCCAGAACGTCGAGGCGACGATTCTGGGCGAACACGGCGACGCGCAGGTGCCGGTCTTCTCGAAGGTTCGGGCCAACGGCAAGGACCCCGAGTTCAGCGACGACGAGAAGGAGGAGATTCTGGAGGAACTCAAGCAGAGCGCGATGAACGTCATCGAGAAGAAGGGAGCGACCCAGTGGGGTCCCGCGACGGGCGTCGGCCACATGGTCGAGGCCATCGTCCGCGACACCGGCGAAGTCCTGCCCGGTTCCGTCAAACTCGACGGCGAGTACGGTCACGACGACGTGGCGCTCGGCGTCCCCGTCAAGTTGGGCGAGGGCGGCGTGCAGGAAGTCGTGGAGTGGGACCTGACCGAGTTCGAGCGCGAGCAGTTGGGCGAGGCCGCGGACAAGCTCTCCGAGCAGTACGACGAAATCGCGTAA
- a CDS encoding DEAD/DEAH box helicase — translation MATTGDQQYVDHELLVPEFIERRMYQLQLAGSAKDRNTLVCLPTGLGKTTVSLLVTAERLADVGGKSLLLAPTKPLVQQHADFYREALDIPDDDIVVFTGEVRPDERTELWQSASVVIATPQVVENDLVGSRIDLRGVTHVTFDECHRATGDYAYNYIAERYHQDAEDPLVTGMSASPGGDEEEILEVCENLGIDNVEVMTEEDSDVEEYTHDTDVEWERVELPDEVLEIRDALNEVVEDRLAKLKELGITRKTSADLSETDIKKMRAELQQLIDNDQSEGYQGMSALAEIRKLRTAVTYVETQSVEALRRYFERQRNAAKSSGASKASQRFVSEPKVKEAMRRAEKYDSLHPKYSRARMRIAETLGIENGERVIVFTESRDTAEALTDFLGQHFDAQRFVGQGDKEGSDGMTQKQQQEVLDRFRGGDFEVLVSTSVAEEGLDVPEVDLVLFYEPVPTAIRSIQRKGRTGRQAKGRVAVLLAEDTRDEAYFWISKRREDEMEEEMRKLKGVADEVEEELDDSQRQLGDFDSGSGGASDEDDSRSDVEPGLQAFDASGEDDEETADDGELEDAEEPEDAKATDAEETEDPEEGVVATAKPDDETVEIVADQRELDSTIARDLSTREGIETRLETLSVGDYVLSDRVVVERKSVGDFLDTLTGGDRSMFEQLGDATRHYARPVVILEGDGLYEERNVHPNAIRGALSSLAVDFGASVLRTTGEDDTADLLEVIATREQESDDREVSVHGEKASKTLAEQQEYVVSSIADIGPVTARSLLEEFKTVEAVMTAREDDLLEVQGVGEVTAERIREVVGSDYER, via the coding sequence ATGGCGACGACCGGGGACCAGCAGTACGTGGACCACGAACTCCTCGTCCCGGAGTTCATCGAGCGCCGGATGTACCAGTTGCAACTCGCGGGGTCGGCGAAGGACCGCAACACCTTGGTCTGTCTGCCGACCGGACTCGGGAAGACCACGGTGAGCCTGCTCGTGACGGCCGAGCGACTGGCCGACGTGGGCGGCAAGAGCCTCCTGCTCGCGCCGACGAAACCGCTCGTCCAGCAGCACGCCGACTTCTACCGCGAGGCCCTCGATATTCCGGACGACGACATCGTGGTGTTCACCGGCGAGGTCCGCCCCGACGAGCGCACGGAACTCTGGCAGAGCGCGTCGGTGGTCATCGCCACCCCGCAGGTCGTGGAGAACGACCTCGTGGGGAGCCGAATCGACCTCCGCGGCGTGACCCACGTCACCTTCGACGAGTGCCACCGCGCGACCGGCGACTACGCCTACAACTACATCGCCGAGCGATACCATCAGGACGCCGAGGACCCCCTCGTCACGGGAATGAGCGCGTCGCCCGGCGGCGACGAGGAGGAGATTCTGGAGGTCTGCGAGAACCTCGGCATCGACAACGTGGAGGTGATGACCGAGGAGGACTCCGACGTCGAGGAGTACACCCACGACACCGACGTCGAGTGGGAGCGCGTCGAGTTGCCCGACGAGGTGCTGGAGATTCGGGACGCCCTCAACGAGGTCGTCGAGGACCGACTGGCGAAGCTGAAGGAACTCGGTATCACCCGCAAGACCAGCGCCGACCTCTCGGAGACGGACATCAAGAAGATGCGGGCGGAACTCCAGCAACTCATCGACAACGACCAGTCGGAGGGGTACCAAGGCATGTCGGCGCTCGCCGAGATTCGGAAGCTCCGAACAGCCGTGACGTACGTCGAGACCCAGAGCGTCGAAGCCCTCCGCAGATACTTCGAGCGCCAGCGCAACGCCGCCAAGTCCTCGGGCGCGTCGAAGGCCAGCCAGCGGTTCGTCTCCGAACCCAAAGTCAAGGAGGCGATGCGCAGGGCCGAAAAGTACGACAGTCTCCACCCGAAGTACTCCCGTGCCCGGATGCGCATCGCCGAGACGCTCGGCATCGAGAACGGCGAGCGCGTCATCGTGTTCACCGAGTCGCGCGACACCGCCGAGGCCCTGACCGACTTCCTCGGCCAGCACTTCGACGCCCAGCGGTTCGTCGGGCAGGGCGACAAGGAGGGCAGCGACGGGATGACCCAGAAACAGCAACAGGAGGTTTTGGACCGCTTCCGAGGCGGCGACTTCGAGGTGCTGGTCTCGACCTCGGTCGCCGAGGAGGGACTCGACGTGCCCGAGGTGGACCTCGTGCTGTTCTACGAACCGGTGCCGACCGCCATCCGGTCCATCCAGCGCAAGGGCCGGACCGGGCGACAGGCCAAGGGCCGGGTCGCGGTTCTCCTCGCGGAAGACACCCGCGACGAGGCTTACTTCTGGATTTCCAAGCGCCGCGAGGACGAGATGGAAGAGGAGATGCGGAAGCTGAAGGGCGTCGCCGACGAGGTCGAGGAAGAATTGGACGACTCTCAGCGCCAACTGGGGGACTTCGATTCGGGGTCCGGCGGCGCGAGCGACGAAGACGACTCCCGAAGCGACGTGGAACCCGGACTGCAAGCGTTCGACGCGAGCGGGGAAGACGACGAAGAGACCGCAGACGACGGAGAACTGGAAGACGCCGAGGAACCGGAGGACGCCAAGGCGACCGACGCCGAGGAGACCGAAGACCCCGAAGAAGGCGTCGTCGCCACCGCGAAACCCGACGACGAGACGGTCGAAATCGTGGCCGACCAGCGCGAACTCGACTCGACCATCGCGCGGGACCTCTCGACGCGCGAGGGAATCGAGACCCGTCTCGAGACCCTCTCGGTCGGCGACTACGTGCTGAGCGACCGCGTGGTGGTCGAGCGCAAGTCGGTCGGCGACTTCCTCGACACGCTGACCGGCGGCGACCGCTCGATGTTCGAGCAGTTGGGCGACGCGACGCGCCACTACGCCCGTCCGGTCGTGATTCTGGAGGGCGACGGTCTCTACGAGGAGCGCAACGTCCACCCGAACGCGATTCGGGGCGCGCTCTCGTCGCTGGCGGTGGACTTCGGCGCGAGCGTCCTCCGGACGACCGGCGAGGACGACACCGCCGACCTACTGGAGGTCATCGCGACCCGCGAACAGGAGTCCGACGACCGCGAGGTGTCGGTCCACGGCGAGAAGGCGAGCAAGACGCTGGCCGAACAGCAGGAGTACGTCGTCTCGTCCATCGCGGACATCGGTCCCGTGACCGCGCGGTCACTGTTGGAGGAGTTCAAGACCGTCGAAGCGGTCATGACGGCCCGAGAAGACGACCTGCTGGAGGTTCAAGGCGTCGGTGAAGTCACCGCCGAGCGAATCCGCGAGGTCGTCGGGAGCGATTACGAGCGGTAG
- a CDS encoding DUF5789 family protein, giving the protein MADYDPDAGDEQQHARERQHERTESVEDILGEAGRMLGEHKYPATSEELATEYGDQPLDLQNETESLGSVFDRLVDERFESADEAREAIYDEITGEAAGPEEYNDERAVGELDANVTDDESNVNSN; this is encoded by the coding sequence ATGGCCGACTACGACCCGGACGCCGGAGACGAGCAACAGCACGCCCGCGAGCGCCAACACGAGCGAACCGAGAGCGTCGAGGACATACTCGGCGAGGCCGGGCGGATGCTCGGCGAACACAAGTACCCCGCGACCAGCGAGGAGTTGGCGACCGAGTACGGCGACCAGCCGCTCGACCTCCAGAACGAGACGGAGTCGCTGGGGAGCGTCTTCGACCGACTCGTGGACGAGCGATTCGAGTCCGCCGACGAGGCCCGCGAGGCGATCTACGACGAGATAACCGGCGAAGCGGCCGGTCCCGAAGAGTACAACGACGAGCGCGCCGTCGGCGAACTCGACGCGAACGTGACCGACGACGAGTCGAACGTCAACTCGAACTGA